The segment TTGCCCATTCATTAATTCAGTAATGCTGTAGTGTATTATTCACTCTTTTGATTATGTTACCCATTTATCAATCCCTGACActtgttgtttattttattaacataaaaataacTCACATAGATTAATGTTGATGTTATCCTAACAAGAAGTAATTAGGTTTTACGTATATAATGGTCATAGTAATTGTGAATGTATTAATCCTCCATCCAAATCAAGAAAATCGTGGACATTATTAGCAAACCTTGCTAGCATGGAAACTAGACAAAATaagtatataataaataaaaagacctCTATCATGTTGATGCTATATATGTAAAGTGGCCATCTTTACAATGATAACAATTTGGGTATTATTATAAGTGTTAatccttaggtaaattaacctAGCTTATTGAACTAAGTTATACCCTTCACATGCAAACTTTTCTCTTAAGCTTTTGAAAtcattaaatataaatgaacaAGGTGACAATGAAAtagagttccaattttttgCCATAAAGCTcacacataaatatacataaTCTTTAAGTAAAcattaattggttaattagtAGTGTTCATTTTCTCTTTGAAGTTTCATAGTTGAACTTAACGACTAAAGAGATTTTTGCTTACTTAACAAACTAGAAAGAACGTGGATTAACCCAAATTTAAGGTCAGTTTAGACACCTAGTTTGAGTGACTTCAACATGCATGACTTCTTCCATTCAAAGAAACTGTTACTTCGAATATAATGGAAATACACTcaacaaaatacataaatatataagacTCACTTCTAATaccttatatttttcaattatatctAAAATAGATTCATATATTCAAGCCTACTCAAGCATTTGTTTAAAACAAGAAGAACTAAATTCTATTATCTTACATAATAGACATTTTTGTTTCCCTTGTAATTTTCGtctaaactaaaattttgctttttctttgtcaaAAGGCCATAACCACCGACCTGTCAGTATATTGTAACATGTTAGCTGCTCAAAACACGGTGTATTAAACCATTGAATCATAAAAGCATAAAATATTGAGCAATGACATAAATACAATTTTCTTACTCAACTTTCtaagataatatataataagttgTGTTTTGAACAACATCATTTTCATGTGAGTCTATCAtgattaaaatcatttttattataaaaaaatgctaaaattactgtaaatttgaaatttttactataaataaaaaaaataaaaaaaaaacttacaaattaatgtgacaAGAGTATGATTAGTGTCACTTAAATAACTTAATAATAGTCAGTACGTTTTGATTGATGAGCTCTACTCCTCTCTCCCACTCCATTCAAACTGgctataaataattatttgaactttcttatttaatgatTAGGAAAACATCAATTCGCaaaacttatataataaaatttgtaatatctttaatataggtcttttatttatttattattattattattattattggtggtGCAATAGCTCGACATAATTAGTGTTACTCCAGTATGATTGGTCCCTTTTCTCTTACTTCATCGATTGTCCCGATAGTGTGATCAACTATTCACGCAAAGAAGGTACATTATATGATCTGTACACACAATAAGTAAAGTCAAGATGCAATATCTTAATTATGTCAACCTTGCACTTGTATTATATACTTGTCATTCATCATCTTTCAAACAAGCCAACCTATTTTACTTACCTGTATCTCCTACATATAGAAACCCCCACCACCGAGATATGACCCTAAAAAACCTCAATACCCAAAtcatagaaacaaaaaagacaCAATCATGGCCATGAACACCAAACTCCTATTCATAATATTCTTTCTCTTCTCTACAACCTTCTTCACAGCCCTTTCTTCCAACAATTCCTCCAACATAGACTGGTGGTGCAACAAAACCCCACACCCTGAACAATGCAAGTACTTCATGAACAACAGCCACCACGATTTTGCACCAGAAAACCGATCTGATTTCAGAAAAATGGCGATCCAAGTGGCCTTGGATCGTGCCATGAGTGCACAAATACATGCCTTgcaatttagagaaaaaattgagaacaatcgCCAAAAAGCAGCTTGGTCAGATTGTTTGAAACTTAATGAGTGCACTATTTTGCAATTAAACCGTACCCTTCAAGGTATAGGCACAAATCGTAGCTGTACAGATTTTGATGCACAAACTTGGCTAAGCACAGCCCTCACAAACCTAGATACGTGTCGACTAGGGTCTTTGGAGTTAAATGTTTCAGACTTTATCTCACCTATCATGTCCAATAACAACGTGTCTGAGCTCATTAGCAATAGTTTGGCCATTAATGGTGTTATTCTAGATGAAGAAAGTAATTATACATATGGGTTTCCAAGCTGGGTTACAAAGCATGAAAGGAAGCTGTTGCAAGCATCAACGTCTTCAATAAAGGCAAATCTTGTGGTGGCTAAAGATGGTTCCGGGAATTATAGGACGGTTCAAGCTGCCATTAACGCAGCATCAAGGAGGAGAGGTACTGGGAGGTTTGTTATACATGTGAAGAGAGGGGTTTATTTCGAAAACATTGAGGTtggcaacaacaacaataatattatGCTCATTGGTGATGGCATGAGGTTTACGATTATCTCAAGCGGCCGGAGTGTTGGAGCAGGAGACACCACCTATAGTTCTGCCACTGCAGGTAAgcattttgatttctttatctcGCCAACTGAGAATTCTTCATTTCACTTGAAATAGAGATAGTCATATTCTGTTCATTTTGttattgatattaaaaaaaaaaaatgataactatttaaattataaaataaatccatttaaaatgaagaaatcattttcttttaaatatatgtatagTTATTGCTTGTTTTTCTCCATGCATATGAGAATGTGTCATATTCTAGAGAAATATGTGTTTATTGAAGAAATTTGATTGAGAGAAATTAaggatttatttttcttaatttgtt is part of the Quercus robur chromosome 9, dhQueRobu3.1, whole genome shotgun sequence genome and harbors:
- the LOC126698939 gene encoding probable pectinesterase/pectinesterase inhibitor 60 — translated: MAMNTKLLFIIFFLFSTTFFTALSSNNSSNIDWWCNKTPHPEQCKYFMNNSHHDFAPENRSDFRKMAIQVALDRAMSAQIHALQFREKIENNRQKAAWSDCLKLNECTILQLNRTLQGIGTNRSCTDFDAQTWLSTALTNLDTCRLGSLELNVSDFISPIMSNNNVSELISNSLAINGVILDEESNYTYGFPSWVTKHERKLLQASTSSIKANLVVAKDGSGNYRTVQAAINAASRRRGTGRFVIHVKRGVYFENIEVGNNNNNIMLIGDGMRFTIISSGRSVGAGDTTYSSATAGIDGTHFMARGITFRNTAGPLRGQAVALRSASDLSVFYRCAIQGYQDTLMVHSQRQFYRECYIYGTIDFIFGNAAVVFQNCMIYVRRPLRGQVNVITAQGRNDPYQNTGISIQNSQVRAAPDLKPYIRSFKTYLGRPWMQYSRTVFLHTYIDSLVSPVGWLAWDRSSFALSTLYYGEYKNFGPRSSTRYRVRWPGFHVITSPNVALRFSVKGLLAGSSWLPGTGVPFTPGL